From the genome of Bacteroidota bacterium, one region includes:
- a CDS encoding heavy metal translocating P-type ATPase metal-binding domain-containing protein produces MAAIIGTTYKCYHCGEECKDQNLYHNDKHFCCEGCKLVFGILDQNGLCEYYDLSRNPGITQKIKVREGKFSYLDDRQVINKLVHFTDNEQSRVTFYLPQIHCSSCIWLLENLHKLDAGIIQSRVNFQRKEITIIFHVDRFSLRKVAEQLTQIGYEPHISLNDIEDKKITTYDRSRIFKLGLAGFCFGNIMMLSFPEYFSYGNYTDKGMKEFFGYLNLFLSLPVFFYSASEFYISAWKSLKQKFLNIDAPIALAVIITFARSIYEIISGTGAGYLDSMSGIVFFMLIGRFFQDKSYQSLSFERDYKSYFPISVTVKKNGIEENIPVSQLKVGNRIVIHNNELIPADSILFYGKAAIDYSFVTGESVPIEKTLGEIVYAGGKQLGGTLEMEVVKEVSQSYLTQLWNDETFDRSSEKKISFIHELSRKFTWILFAIAASAGLYWYVNEPSKILNAITSVLIVACPCALLLSATFTNGNMLRIFGNHKFYIKNASVIESIADADTIVFDKTGTITQNNNALVTWEGSELSSSQKDQIFALVRQSTHPSSLAISYHLSSGVQLPVSHFKHFIGEGMEGIVEGKHIRIGSPSFVTGIKEHAPVAGKVYVRIDDKLTGHFIIQNEYRKGFEELIKQLSERYRLALVSGDNSAEQKRLIQLLGTESTILFDQSPENKLQFIEQLQKNGHKVVMIGDGLNDAGALKKSDAGIVVSDNINNFSPACDAILDGTMFSRLGSFFEYAKAGKKIIIGSFIISIIYNIIGLTFAVQGTLSPVIAAILMPISSISIVAFTTGVSTLVAKKIMI; encoded by the coding sequence ATGGCCGCCATTATCGGAACTACATACAAATGTTATCACTGCGGAGAGGAATGCAAGGACCAAAATCTTTACCATAATGATAAACACTTTTGCTGCGAAGGCTGTAAACTTGTGTTTGGGATACTCGATCAAAACGGACTATGCGAATATTATGACCTTAGCAGAAATCCGGGAATTACTCAAAAGATAAAAGTCCGTGAGGGAAAATTCTCATATCTGGATGACCGGCAGGTAATAAATAAGCTGGTTCATTTTACAGACAATGAACAAAGCAGGGTTACCTTTTACCTTCCTCAGATCCATTGCAGTTCATGCATATGGCTGTTGGAAAACTTACACAAATTAGACGCCGGCATTATTCAATCCCGGGTAAATTTTCAAAGAAAAGAAATAACCATCATCTTTCATGTAGATCGATTTTCGCTCAGAAAAGTTGCAGAGCAGCTCACACAAATTGGGTATGAACCTCACATTAGCCTGAATGATATCGAAGATAAAAAAATTACCACCTATGATCGTTCACGGATTTTTAAATTGGGATTAGCCGGGTTTTGTTTTGGGAATATAATGATGCTTAGTTTTCCGGAATACTTTTCATACGGTAATTATACCGACAAAGGAATGAAAGAGTTTTTCGGTTATCTCAACCTTTTCCTTTCATTGCCTGTATTTTTCTACAGCGCATCTGAATTTTATATTTCAGCATGGAAAAGCTTAAAACAAAAATTCCTGAACATTGATGCACCTATAGCGCTTGCCGTAATTATAACATTCGCACGCAGTATATATGAGATCATAAGCGGAACCGGGGCCGGATATCTTGATTCCATGTCAGGCATTGTTTTCTTTATGCTGATCGGACGGTTCTTCCAGGACAAGAGTTATCAATCACTTTCGTTTGAAAGGGATTACAAGTCTTATTTTCCTATTTCAGTAACTGTTAAAAAAAACGGAATAGAAGAGAACATTCCTGTTTCACAGCTGAAAGTGGGCAACCGTATAGTGATCCATAACAATGAACTTATTCCTGCCGATTCGATCCTCTTTTACGGCAAGGCTGCAATTGATTACAGTTTTGTTACAGGCGAATCTGTCCCCATAGAAAAGACACTGGGTGAAATTGTTTACGCCGGAGGAAAACAATTAGGAGGAACATTGGAAATGGAAGTGGTTAAAGAAGTTTCGCAGAGCTATTTAACTCAATTGTGGAACGATGAAACATTCGATCGCAGCAGCGAAAAGAAGATTTCGTTCATTCATGAACTCAGCAGGAAATTTACCTGGATCCTTTTCGCTATCGCGGCATCAGCTGGCTTGTACTGGTATGTGAATGAACCTTCAAAGATCCTGAACGCCATAACCTCCGTGCTTATTGTTGCCTGTCCCTGCGCCCTGCTGCTTTCGGCTACATTCACCAACGGTAACATGCTTCGCATTTTTGGCAACCATAAATTCTACATCAAAAACGCGTCAGTTATTGAATCAATTGCTGATGCCGATACTATTGTTTTTGACAAAACAGGAACCATTACGCAAAATAATAATGCATTGGTTACCTGGGAAGGTTCGGAACTCAGCTCTTCACAAAAAGATCAGATATTCGCTTTGGTCAGGCAATCTACCCATCCATCGAGTCTTGCGATAAGCTACCATCTGAGTTCGGGTGTACAATTGCCGGTTAGCCATTTCAAACACTTTATAGGAGAAGGAATGGAAGGAATCGTTGAAGGAAAACACATCCGCATTGGTTCGCCCTCATTTGTTACGGGCATAAAAGAACATGCACCCGTGGCGGGAAAAGTATATGTAAGGATCGACGATAAATTGACCGGACATTTTATTATTCAAAATGAATACAGGAAAGGTTTTGAAGAACTGATCAAACAACTTTCAGAGAGATACAGGCTTGCTCTTGTTTCCGGCGACAATTCCGCCGAGCAAAAGCGGCTCATACAGCTGCTTGGAACTGAAAGTACGATCCTGTTCGACCAGTCTCCCGAAAACAAACTTCAATTTATTGAACAGCTGCAGAAAAACGGACATAAAGTAGTTATGATAGGAGATGGATTGAATGATGCGGGAGCCCTTAAAAAAAGCGATGCCGGTATTGTGGTTTCAGATAACATTAATAATTTTTCACCCGCATGTGATGCAATTCTGGACGGCACTATGTTCAGCCGATTAGGATCATTTTTTGAGTATGCGAAAGCCGGTAAGAAAATAATTATCGGAAGTTTTATTATTTCCATTATTTATAACATTATCGGGTTGACATTTGCTGTTCAGGGTACACTCTCTCCTGTAATAGCGGCAATACTCATGCCCATAAGCTCAATTTCTATTGTTGCTTTTACCACGGGAGTGAGCACTTTGGTGGCTAAAAAGATTATGATCTGA
- the ccoS gene encoding cbb3-type cytochrome oxidase assembly protein CcoS: MSAIFLLVGVSLTVAAGFLVAFIWSVKNGQYDDNYTPSIRMLFDDPVKNPDQSANTKK, translated from the coding sequence ATGAGCGCGATTTTCCTCTTGGTTGGAGTAAGTTTAACTGTAGCAGCCGGCTTCCTTGTCGCATTTATATGGTCTGTGAAAAACGGCCAATATGATGATAACTACACCCCCTCTATCCGAATGCTTTTCGATGATCCGGTTAAAAATCCTGACCAATCCGCAAACACAAAAAAATAA
- the ccoN gene encoding cytochrome-c oxidase, cbb3-type subunit I: MEIERFRYDNKIVKQFAFATILWGLVGMLVGVWAALQLVYPALNLGISQTTFGRLRPLHTNAVIFAFVGNGIFMGVYYSLQRLCKARMFSDLLSKIHFWGWQLIIVSAALTLPFGFTTGKEYAELEWPIDIAIALIWVVFGWNMFGTIIKRRERHLYVAIWFFIATFVTVAMLHIVNSFEIPVSFMKSYSWYAGVQDALVQWWYGHNAVAFFLTTPYLGLMYYFIPKAANRPVYSYRLSIIHFWALIFLYIWAGPHHLLYTALPDWAQSLGVVFSIMLLAPSWGGMINGLLTLRGAWDKVREDVVLKFMVVAITAYGMATFEGPMLSLKSVNAISHFTDWTIAHVHVGALGWNGFLTFGILYWLIPRLFQTDLYSKKLANWHFWLGTLGILFYAVPMYWAGFEQSKMWKQFTEEGQLQYQFIETVVRMKPFYVLRSVGGTMYLIGAIMMTYNLIKTVKIGTFLADEEAEAAPLAAVYKEHNEEHWHRWIERRPVQLLLLSLGLVLVGGVIEMVPTFLIESNIPTIASVKPYTPLELQGRDIYVREGCYTCHSQMVRPFRSETARYGEYSKAGEFIYDHPFQWGSKRTGPDLARIGGKYPDSWHYNHMLEPTSMAEYSIMPNYVWLLDNNLDTASTPGKIRAMTTLGVPYPKDYDRIANKDLMKQANEIAANLKNDKIETASDKEIVAIIAYLQRLGKDIKAQPVIKN, translated from the coding sequence ATGGAAATAGAAAGATTCAGATACGATAATAAGATAGTTAAGCAGTTCGCTTTTGCAACTATCCTTTGGGGACTTGTTGGAATGCTTGTAGGTGTATGGGCCGCCTTACAGCTAGTATACCCGGCGCTGAATTTGGGGATATCACAAACAACATTTGGCCGTTTAAGACCCCTGCATACCAATGCGGTGATCTTTGCATTTGTGGGCAATGGCATTTTTATGGGCGTTTATTATTCTTTGCAGCGCTTATGCAAAGCACGTATGTTCAGTGATCTGCTCAGTAAGATACATTTCTGGGGATGGCAATTGATCATTGTTTCGGCGGCATTAACACTTCCTTTCGGCTTCACAACAGGTAAAGAATATGCCGAGCTGGAATGGCCTATTGATATTGCGATTGCCCTGATATGGGTTGTTTTCGGCTGGAACATGTTCGGTACCATCATTAAAAGGAGAGAACGTCATCTTTATGTAGCCATTTGGTTTTTTATTGCAACGTTTGTCACAGTAGCGATGCTGCACATTGTTAATTCATTTGAGATTCCCGTTTCATTCATGAAAAGTTATTCATGGTACGCGGGAGTGCAGGATGCACTTGTACAATGGTGGTACGGACATAATGCTGTAGCTTTCTTTTTGACCACTCCTTATCTGGGACTGATGTATTATTTCATTCCCAAAGCGGCCAATCGTCCTGTTTATTCTTATCGCCTATCAATCATTCACTTTTGGGCACTTATTTTTCTGTATATCTGGGCCGGTCCGCACCACTTGTTGTATACCGCATTACCAGACTGGGCACAATCGCTTGGTGTTGTATTCTCAATAATGCTTCTTGCTCCATCGTGGGGAGGTATGATAAACGGACTGCTGACATTGCGCGGGGCATGGGACAAAGTCCGCGAGGACGTGGTACTTAAGTTTATGGTGGTAGCCATTACCGCGTACGGCATGGCCACATTTGAAGGTCCCATGTTATCATTAAAAAGTGTAAACGCGATCAGCCACTTCACCGATTGGACGATCGCTCACGTGCACGTTGGAGCCCTCGGCTGGAATGGCTTCCTGACCTTTGGTATCCTCTATTGGCTGATACCACGCCTGTTTCAAACCGATCTGTACTCGAAAAAATTAGCCAACTGGCATTTCTGGCTTGGGACATTGGGTATACTCTTCTATGCTGTGCCAATGTATTGGGCAGGATTTGAACAAAGCAAAATGTGGAAACAATTTACTGAAGAAGGCCAGCTGCAATACCAGTTCATTGAAACCGTGGTACGCATGAAACCTTTTTATGTGCTGCGCTCTGTAGGAGGCACAATGTACCTGATCGGTGCCATAATGATGACCTACAACCTTATCAAAACAGTAAAGATCGGGACCTTTCTGGCGGATGAAGAAGCTGAAGCTGCACCATTGGCAGCTGTTTATAAAGAACATAACGAAGAACACTGGCACAGATGGATAGAGCGCAGGCCTGTTCAATTACTCCTGTTAAGTCTTGGTTTAGTGCTTGTGGGCGGCGTGATCGAAATGGTGCCCACATTCCTTATCGAATCAAATATACCGACCATTGCAAGTGTTAAACCATATACACCGCTTGAGTTACAGGGTCGCGATATTTATGTGCGGGAGGGCTGCTATACCTGTCACTCACAAATGGTTCGTCCGTTCAGGTCGGAGACGGCGCGTTACGGAGAATATTCCAAAGCAGGAGAATTTATCTATGATCACCCGTTTCAATGGGGATCCAAACGCACAGGTCCCGACCTGGCAAGAATTGGCGGAAAATATCCCGATTCGTGGCATTATAATCATATGCTGGAACCAACCTCAATGGCGGAGTATTCAATTATGCCCAATTATGTCTGGCTGCTTGACAATAACCTTGATACGGCCAGTACACCTGGCAAGATCAGGGCTATGACAACACTTGGTGTGCCATACCCGAAAGATTATGACAGGATCGCTAACAAAGATCTTATGAAACAGGCTAATGAAATTGCAGCCAACCTTAAAAATGATAAAATTGAAACAGCTTCAGATAAAGAGATCGTTGCCATTATTGCTTACCTGCAGCGTTTGGGAAAAGATATAAAAGCGCAGCCCGTAATTAAAAATTAA
- a CDS encoding c-type cytochrome, translating into MNSIQKISSKFRRSKRSIHGLAISIFIPGSVLAQSVKVSEPPFWSNPLLLVLAGVIILLLIVIVVLTDVLKNTAQYAKDENNKNGIHLGVITLLLLMSSTNGFAQAAPAAADYRIGGLDQHIFYLLITVILIELLIITVLLSSVRTLLGIEEREVKKAALASVENELPGLIDKLNASVAIEEEAEIMFDHSYDGIRELDNDLPPWWKYGFYITVIWAFAYFTYYHISYAGDLQIAEYEKEIKKADADLVEYMKKAANLVDETNVKLLTDEASIEKGHELFMNNCAACHGRKGEGQVGPNLTDDYWIHGGSVKDIFKTIKYGFPDKGMKSWKDEISPSQTAYITSYIKTLHGTNPPNAKEKQGDLYTEQATISDSLRIKTDSLIIKSDTIVKTEAPAIK; encoded by the coding sequence ATGAACTCAATTCAAAAAATATCATCAAAATTCCGGAGATCTAAAAGATCAATACATGGTTTAGCCATTAGCATATTTATTCCGGGCTCCGTGCTCGCACAAAGCGTTAAAGTCTCCGAACCACCCTTTTGGTCAAATCCCTTACTGCTTGTGTTGGCGGGTGTAATTATTCTGTTGCTTATTGTAATTGTGGTATTGACCGATGTTTTAAAGAACACAGCCCAATATGCCAAAGATGAAAATAATAAGAACGGAATACATTTAGGAGTCATCACGCTCCTCTTATTGATGAGTTCCACCAATGGTTTTGCACAAGCTGCTCCGGCTGCTGCAGATTACAGGATAGGCGGCCTTGATCAGCATATATTTTACTTATTAATTACAGTTATACTTATCGAACTGCTCATCATCACCGTTTTACTCTCGAGTGTAAGAACACTATTGGGAATTGAAGAACGGGAAGTGAAAAAGGCCGCTCTGGCAAGTGTGGAAAATGAACTTCCGGGATTAATTGATAAGCTTAACGCATCGGTTGCTATTGAAGAAGAAGCCGAAATCATGTTTGATCATAGTTATGACGGCATACGCGAATTGGATAACGATCTCCCACCCTGGTGGAAATATGGTTTCTATATTACCGTCATATGGGCATTTGCTTATTTTACATACTATCACATCAGTTACGCGGGTGACCTTCAGATCGCGGAATATGAAAAAGAAATTAAAAAAGCGGATGCGGATCTTGTAGAGTACATGAAAAAGGCCGCTAACCTGGTTGATGAAACCAATGTCAAACTTCTTACTGACGAGGCAAGTATTGAAAAAGGGCACGAACTTTTTATGAATAATTGCGCGGCTTGTCATGGTAGAAAGGGAGAAGGTCAGGTTGGCCCGAATCTTACGGATGATTACTGGATACATGGAGGAAGTGTTAAAGATATTTTCAAAACAATTAAATACGGCTTCCCTGACAAAGGAATGAAATCATGGAAAGATGAGATATCTCCGTCTCAAACTGCCTACATTACTTCATACATAAAAACGCTGCATGGCACTAACCCGCCTAATGCGAAGGAAAAACAGGGAGATCTGTATACAGAACAAGCGACCATTTCCGATTCGCTACGTATCAAAACAGATTCACTGATCATTAAATCCGACACAATAGTTAAAACAGAGGCGCCGGCAATAAAATAA
- the ccoG gene encoding cytochrome c oxidase accessory protein CcoG translates to MTEKTDTGRNESFRDSISTIDKEGHRAWIYAQKPKGKLYNARTLTSIIYLIAFFTIPFIKIDGNPLFLANIVKGKFILFSMVFWPQDFFLFGLGMLIFILFIVLFTVVFGRVFCGWACPQTIFMEMVFRRIEYWIEGDGTHQKALNKSPWNRDKIIKKISKHTIFMLVAFLIANTFLSYIIGIDELFRIVQDPISAHIGGFVSIWLFTGVFYFIFALFREQACLVVCPYGRLQGVLLDKNSIVVAYDYIRGELRGKFKKNETRTIGDCIDCDQCVKVCPTGIDIRNGTQLECVNCTACIDACDHMMESVGLPKGLIRYDSENGIINKQKLKITPRLIAYSCVLLVLIGLESFLIISRSDIDVSIIRARGLLYQEQPDSIHVSNIYNIKLENKTRTNMPVRLKLESANGEIKLIGKEGLEVAGENHAQGEFFIILDKRKIKARKTKLKVGIYSADKKIKIIETSFFGPVSK, encoded by the coding sequence ATGACCGAAAAGACAGATACAGGCCGGAACGAATCATTCAGGGATTCGATATCAACCATTGACAAGGAAGGTCACAGGGCATGGATCTATGCGCAGAAGCCAAAAGGAAAGCTGTATAATGCACGTACGTTAACAAGTATAATCTATCTTATAGCATTTTTCACGATCCCTTTTATTAAAATAGATGGCAATCCCCTATTCCTCGCCAATATTGTTAAAGGGAAATTCATTTTGTTCAGCATGGTGTTCTGGCCCCAGGATTTTTTTCTGTTTGGCTTAGGCATGCTCATCTTTATACTGTTTATAGTTCTTTTTACTGTGGTGTTTGGCCGTGTTTTTTGCGGATGGGCCTGTCCGCAAACAATTTTCATGGAAATGGTTTTCCGGAGAATAGAATACTGGATCGAAGGCGATGGTACACACCAAAAAGCGCTGAATAAAAGTCCATGGAACAGAGATAAGATCATTAAGAAAATTTCCAAGCATACAATATTCATGCTGGTTGCGTTTCTTATTGCCAACACTTTCCTCTCTTACATAATTGGTATTGATGAACTGTTCAGGATCGTTCAGGATCCAATTTCAGCTCACATAGGAGGATTTGTATCCATTTGGCTGTTCACGGGCGTATTCTATTTTATTTTTGCGTTGTTCCGTGAACAAGCCTGCCTCGTGGTTTGTCCGTACGGACGCTTGCAGGGAGTATTGCTGGATAAAAATTCTATTGTTGTTGCCTACGACTATATCCGCGGTGAATTGCGCGGCAAATTTAAAAAAAATGAGACGCGTACAATTGGTGACTGCATTGATTGCGATCAATGTGTTAAAGTTTGTCCGACCGGTATTGATATACGCAACGGCACGCAATTGGAATGCGTGAACTGCACCGCATGCATTGATGCCTGTGATCACATGATGGAAAGTGTTGGCCTGCCGAAAGGGCTCATCCGTTATGATTCGGAAAACGGCATTATCAATAAACAAAAATTGAAGATCACTCCCCGGCTGATCGCCTATAGCTGTGTGCTGCTTGTGTTGATCGGACTCGAATCGTTTCTTATAATCAGCCGCAGTGATATTGATGTCAGCATCATCCGTGCCCGCGGTCTGCTTTACCAGGAGCAGCCTGACAGCATACATGTGAGCAATATTTACAATATTAAACTGGAAAACAAAACACGTACGAATATGCCGGTCCGGCTTAAACTGGAATCAGCTAACGGAGAAATTAAACTGATAGGTAAAGAAGGCCTTGAGGTTGCAGGTGAAAACCATGCACAGGGAGAGTTCTTCATTATTCTTGACAAAAGAAAAATCAAAGCGCGAAAAACAAAATTAAAGGTCGGAATTTATTCGGCTGACAAGAAAATAAAAATAATAGAAACCAGTTTCTTTGGACCGGTTTCAAAGTAA
- a CDS encoding FixH family protein: MIQMNWGHKIALLYIGFVAMIITLVFLASNQKVDLVSADYYDQEIKFQGKIDAINNMNTLSGTIVCEAKDKSVHISFPKELLEKNATGTIRLYRPSDASLDLQTKLIIDIKNDQVISSGKFKRGLYKMQINWKMENKDYYFEESIFMN; encoded by the coding sequence ATGATACAAATGAACTGGGGGCATAAAATAGCGCTATTATACATCGGCTTTGTTGCGATGATAATTACACTGGTTTTTCTGGCTTCCAACCAGAAGGTCGACCTCGTTTCGGCAGATTATTACGACCAGGAAATAAAATTCCAGGGTAAGATAGATGCGATAAACAATATGAATACATTAAGCGGTACTATTGTATGTGAGGCGAAGGATAAATCGGTGCACATCAGCTTTCCTAAAGAGCTGCTTGAAAAAAATGCCACAGGAACGATCAGGTTATACCGTCCGTCGGACGCTTCGTTGGATCTTCAGACAAAACTTATCATTGACATTAAAAACGACCAGGTCATATCTTCCGGAAAATTTAAAAGGGGATTATACAAAATGCAGATCAATTGGAAAATGGAAAATAAAGATTATTATTTTGAAGAATCAATATTCATGAACTAA